Proteins from a single region of Bremerella sp. JC817:
- a CDS encoding DUF3846 domain-containing protein: protein MADKTQFKQAMADLREACHGEQEELRLLSQVERYSGELRREKASLTRRIDELERTVASKDGQIESLKPLTRLHDQIAELEKGKAKLERERDDLRVVVKEWHEIDENQSTFVKVKAKCMRCSLHFIVCTERPENHSARTLTCPECGQRKGSFFVWKETPAEQFICQSVPGTTPLSEFGTTPQFTERMTRKDRAVKTIVFDTNGDAEVRLMSSLNDYQKAVGGRIERISFRNGQGLGFYVNDSGRIEGLPLNRRASAMVGLHVFGTAVMTLTDIEGETQDVPQQVIDRIEAMGGLT, encoded by the coding sequence ATGGCAGACAAAACGCAATTCAAGCAGGCAATGGCGGACCTGCGAGAAGCTTGCCACGGGGAACAGGAAGAACTCAGGCTGCTATCACAGGTCGAGCGGTATTCGGGCGAACTTCGGCGAGAGAAGGCAAGCCTGACCAGACGCATCGACGAGTTGGAACGCACAGTCGCTTCCAAAGATGGGCAGATTGAGAGTCTGAAACCGCTGACTCGGCTTCATGACCAGATCGCCGAACTGGAGAAGGGCAAGGCGAAGCTCGAAAGGGAGCGTGACGATCTCCGGGTAGTCGTCAAGGAGTGGCACGAGATCGATGAGAACCAGTCAACCTTCGTCAAAGTGAAGGCGAAGTGCATGAGATGCTCCCTCCACTTCATCGTTTGCACTGAAAGACCGGAGAACCATTCTGCTCGAACCCTCACCTGTCCCGAATGCGGCCAGCGTAAGGGGAGTTTCTTTGTCTGGAAGGAGACTCCTGCGGAGCAGTTCATCTGCCAGTCTGTGCCGGGCACAACTCCGCTCTCAGAGTTTGGGACGACTCCGCAGTTCACAGAGCGAATGACGAGGAAAGATAGAGCGGTGAAAACAATCGTCTTTGACACGAATGGTGACGCAGAAGTGCGATTGATGTCGAGCCTGAATGACTATCAAAAGGCAGTCGGCGGTCGCATCGAACGTATCTCCTTCAGAAACGGACAGGGACTTGGATTCTATGTCAACGACAGCGGACGAATTGAGGGACTTCCACTGAATCGGCGAGCGTCGGCAATGGTCGGACTTCACGTTTTCGGCACCGCCGTAATGACGCTGACCGACATTGAAGGAGAAACGCAGGATGTACCTCAACAGGTGATCGACAGAATCGAAGCGATGGGGGGCCTCACATGA
- a CDS encoding ankyrin repeat domain-containing protein → MTTHYQKREILRLARSGHTRRLQQLLQNHVDINFLHHKTGMTPLMTAVHAGRVAAVELLLNFDADPNLRATDNASALHWACLRGDGNMVKMLIDAGAELNIRRETDRDDEGPAPIHMALGKSHDDVAILLVEAGASVGVRYFGLTVVEYAASCGCDAVVTYLRQLGVRT, encoded by the coding sequence GTGACCACCCACTATCAAAAACGCGAAATTCTGCGGCTCGCTCGAAGTGGTCACACACGCAGACTTCAACAATTGTTGCAAAACCACGTCGATATCAACTTTCTGCATCACAAGACTGGAATGACACCGTTAATGACGGCTGTGCACGCGGGGCGTGTGGCGGCGGTTGAACTACTGCTGAACTTCGACGCTGATCCGAACTTGCGTGCAACCGACAATGCTTCGGCTTTGCATTGGGCTTGCCTACGGGGTGACGGCAATATGGTCAAAATGCTTATTGATGCGGGAGCTGAATTAAACATCCGTCGAGAAACCGACCGCGATGACGAAGGCCCGGCTCCAATTCACATGGCACTCGGCAAGTCTCACGATGACGTTGCGATCTTGCTGGTAGAAGCAGGAGCGAGCGTTGGAGTAAGATACTTCGGACTTACTGTCGTGGAATACGCAGCGAGTTGTGGATGCGATGCAGTCGTGACATATCTACGGCAACTTGGTGTGAGGACGTAG
- a CDS encoding DUF4279 domain-containing protein produces MATVRRSVATLRISGETLQPQKITAALGCEPTSAQTKGETLVGAKTGIARIAKFGMWRLEATEREPADLDSQVSDILSKLSPDLNTWKEITSAYDADLFCGFFMDQPNEGLEISPASLAALGNRGLILSLDIYSEETP; encoded by the coding sequence ATGGCAACAGTACGGCGTTCTGTCGCGACACTCCGCATCTCGGGTGAGACGCTGCAGCCACAGAAAATCACAGCTGCACTTGGATGCGAGCCAACCTCAGCTCAAACGAAAGGGGAAACTCTAGTCGGAGCCAAGACAGGCATCGCCAGAATCGCCAAGTTCGGGATGTGGCGTCTAGAGGCTACGGAACGCGAACCGGCTGACCTGGATTCACAGGTTAGCGACATCCTTTCCAAGTTGAGCCCTGATTTGAACACTTGGAAGGAGATCACTTCGGCTTACGACGCCGATCTTTTCTGTGGCTTCTTCATGGATCAACCGAACGAGGGGCTGGAAATCTCGCCTGCTTCGTTGGCTGCTTTGGGTAATCGCGGCCTAATCCTCAGCCTGGACATTTATTCTGAAGAAACTCCGTGA
- a CDS encoding prolyl oligopeptidase family serine peptidase — MPRFSLSLAIVFVIAALLPAVTYAKNNKTDDAKGDLKLEDLFPEKSLFGPSARGTEFSADGRYAAYLYRPYEERRHGSDLWIYDFKTGKAERITDIGMMSKFQRSSRIVIEDRLKKHKPEADKEEKASDEKEKSDDKEEEKDKDKDDSKKEDEEKTEEQLEAEREIYLNVSDEDADDEYAPVYSGISSFQWHPTENRILLISEGDVYLIDDLDEPELVRLTKTDERESQTAFLPDGSGYTVRRDDAVLRFTFGEHLVEQLSPNLPSGESLSQYAISPDGKRMVLTSRTRSSPGGRTVDIIRYRDRFAKSDSVPRQVSDDEVKPQTIKVYLYEFDVAETEHADLIQIFEETIDEPRDVISSPRWSLDNEQVTFCFFDQENSEVQIRLAKWPSEKELAEATKTAKRERQKEFSTKMSEAKKKDTEDRTPGRRGPRGGSTAAPELLKIDAKTVYQFKHYGGPNTPGMVSPDFAGDNKSIVFISEQSGFRHVHLLDPLYESVRQLTSGHFEVYPIRFSDDHKQLFVTATKQSAAQLMVYVLDLEEGELTRLNKEDGTFSDVAVSNDGKRMIGNYVTFGELTELVAQNEKEKVTTITDSHPDEAKAMVEIEPEFFEYENRHGHTIAGMMFKPEGWKKRDKHPLLIYVYGGPLGSRHSVNDGSYSSDGYFFQMYMAQKHGYVTIVVDPRGQSGYGGLFEKSNFEQVGKPQVEDLVDGVKFMTENYNIDDQRVAVYGWSFGGFQTQMCLYTEPEVFQVGMAGAGPTQWENYNSWYSTGTVGPSRPGKPDQEKYSLIPLAKNLKGKLLLVHGMEDTNVLFQDTMAVYRALLKAGKETNVELFLDPTGGHGLDGDVKRLGRMRKYEEFLLRTIGEGKSE; from the coding sequence ATGCCACGATTCTCACTTTCTTTGGCGATCGTTTTCGTCATCGCGGCTTTACTTCCCGCGGTTACTTACGCAAAGAACAACAAGACCGACGACGCCAAGGGCGATTTGAAACTCGAAGATCTTTTTCCCGAAAAGAGCCTGTTCGGTCCTTCGGCCCGGGGTACGGAATTCTCTGCCGACGGACGCTACGCGGCCTATCTCTATCGTCCTTACGAGGAGCGCCGGCATGGCAGCGATCTGTGGATCTACGACTTCAAGACCGGAAAGGCGGAGCGAATCACCGACATCGGCATGATGTCGAAGTTTCAGCGATCCTCGCGGATCGTCATTGAAGACCGCCTGAAGAAGCACAAGCCAGAGGCGGACAAAGAGGAAAAAGCATCCGACGAAAAAGAGAAGTCCGACGACAAGGAAGAAGAAAAGGACAAAGACAAGGATGACTCCAAGAAGGAAGACGAGGAAAAGACCGAAGAGCAGTTAGAGGCCGAACGCGAAATCTATTTGAATGTCTCGGACGAAGATGCCGACGACGAGTACGCGCCGGTCTACTCCGGGATTTCCTCGTTCCAATGGCACCCCACAGAAAATCGCATTCTGCTGATTTCCGAAGGGGATGTTTACTTGATTGATGATCTCGACGAACCGGAACTCGTTCGGCTGACGAAAACTGACGAACGTGAGTCGCAGACCGCGTTTCTGCCGGATGGTTCCGGCTATACCGTCCGACGCGATGACGCCGTTTTGCGTTTTACCTTCGGCGAGCACCTGGTGGAACAACTCAGTCCCAATCTGCCCTCCGGCGAGAGCCTGAGCCAATATGCGATCAGCCCCGACGGCAAGCGAATGGTATTGACCAGTCGCACCAGAAGTTCGCCAGGCGGGCGGACCGTCGACATCATTCGCTATCGCGACCGCTTCGCCAAATCGGACAGTGTGCCTCGCCAGGTTTCCGACGACGAAGTCAAACCCCAAACGATCAAAGTTTACCTCTACGAGTTTGACGTAGCTGAAACCGAGCATGCCGACTTGATCCAGATTTTCGAAGAGACGATCGACGAACCGCGCGACGTGATCAGCTCGCCTCGCTGGTCGCTGGACAACGAGCAAGTGACGTTCTGCTTCTTCGATCAAGAGAACTCCGAAGTCCAGATCCGACTGGCCAAGTGGCCTTCGGAAAAAGAACTGGCCGAAGCGACGAAGACCGCCAAACGCGAGCGTCAAAAAGAATTCAGCACGAAGATGTCCGAAGCGAAGAAGAAGGACACCGAAGATCGCACGCCTGGCCGCCGTGGTCCCCGTGGTGGCTCGACCGCCGCGCCGGAACTGCTGAAGATCGACGCCAAGACCGTTTATCAATTCAAACATTACGGCGGCCCGAACACGCCAGGGATGGTGTCGCCTGACTTCGCTGGCGATAACAAATCGATCGTCTTCATCAGCGAACAAAGTGGCTTTCGCCATGTTCATCTGCTCGATCCGCTGTACGAAAGCGTTCGCCAATTGACCAGCGGACACTTCGAGGTCTACCCGATTCGTTTTTCGGACGACCACAAGCAACTGTTCGTCACCGCGACCAAGCAGTCGGCTGCCCAGTTGATGGTGTATGTCCTCGACCTGGAAGAGGGTGAACTGACTCGGCTGAACAAAGAGGACGGAACGTTCTCGGACGTGGCCGTCAGCAACGATGGCAAACGGATGATCGGCAACTACGTCACCTTCGGCGAATTGACCGAGCTGGTTGCCCAGAACGAAAAGGAAAAGGTCACCACCATCACCGACTCGCATCCTGACGAAGCGAAGGCGATGGTCGAGATCGAGCCGGAGTTCTTCGAGTACGAAAACCGGCACGGGCACACGATCGCCGGCATGATGTTCAAGCCAGAAGGCTGGAAGAAACGGGACAAGCACCCGCTGTTGATTTACGTTTATGGCGGTCCGCTCGGCAGTCGTCATAGCGTGAACGATGGCAGCTACAGCTCTGACGGTTACTTCTTCCAGATGTACATGGCCCAGAAACATGGCTACGTCACCATCGTCGTCGATCCGCGTGGGCAATCAGGTTACGGTGGTTTGTTCGAGAAGTCGAACTTTGAACAAGTGGGCAAGCCACAAGTCGAAGACTTGGTCGATGGCGTCAAATTCATGACCGAGAACTACAACATCGACGACCAACGTGTGGCGGTCTACGGCTGGAGCTTCGGTGGCTTCCAAACGCAGATGTGCTTGTACACCGAGCCAGAGGTCTTCCAGGTCGGCATGGCTGGTGCCGGTCCGACGCAGTGGGAAAACTATAACTCGTGGTACTCGACGGGCACGGTCGGCCCCTCGCGGCCCGGCAAGCCAGATCAAGAGAAATACTCGCTGATCCCGTTGGCTAAGAACCTTAAAGGGAAGCTATTGCTGGTCCATGGTATGGAAGACACCAACGTCCTGTTCCAAGACACGATGGCGGTCTACCGAGCCTTGCTGAAGGCAGGCAAAGAAACGAACGTCGAGTTGTTCCTCGACCCAACCGGAGGCCACGGCCTCGACGGCGACGTCAAACGCCTGGGACGGATGCGAAAGTACGAAGAGTTCCTCCTCCGCACCATCGGCGAAGGAAAGAGCGAATAA
- a CDS encoding aspartyl protease family protein produces MQIKPRQMLPLMILLVCVGSLLGAERKVLLSTRVATNGEFLTVPVVVAGRQYTFVVDTGSTATVLDSKFLNSLSLPDKEGPVIPVREGKQSKLYTAPPMKVVGTESGELLFPIDSPVLCLDLADLLDGGSDKEIDGVLGMDFLQKFAVKLDLTAGRMQILDSDSVTADETETAIPLEFANGTPRVLVESSDARFWSIVDTGALPTLCIRSDVHNYLLEQGTLTPWRFEVEVEGDKRVGIIGIGSLASFKLGPFEHNGLTADEAERGTLLGLAYWKRYQVTFDFPHKTALLRPSRYFRMIDETGHSGIFLKAVDESPNQKEVGQIVLGCFAERAGIKIGDRVLSINGNSVENMPIDNMNRRLSQRWHKECVLMLERDGESFAITLPRLKEMPAADDPGE; encoded by the coding sequence ATGCAAATCAAACCAAGGCAGATGTTGCCTCTCATGATCCTTCTAGTTTGCGTCGGTAGTCTGTTGGGCGCTGAGCGCAAAGTACTTCTTAGTACACGCGTTGCAACCAACGGTGAGTTTCTGACGGTTCCCGTTGTCGTTGCTGGTCGACAGTATACGTTCGTGGTTGATACCGGTTCGACTGCTACTGTATTAGATTCGAAGTTCCTAAATTCACTCTCACTGCCTGACAAAGAAGGACCGGTGATACCGGTTCGCGAAGGTAAGCAGTCAAAACTATACACTGCCCCACCGATGAAAGTCGTAGGGACAGAGTCTGGCGAATTGCTTTTCCCTATCGATTCGCCGGTTCTTTGTCTTGACTTGGCGGATCTACTAGATGGCGGTAGTGACAAAGAAATTGATGGCGTGCTGGGAATGGACTTTCTGCAGAAGTTTGCTGTGAAGTTAGATCTCACCGCAGGACGAATGCAAATTCTGGATTCCGATTCCGTGACTGCCGATGAAACTGAAACAGCGATACCGCTTGAGTTTGCGAATGGCACACCGCGTGTCCTGGTCGAGTCGAGTGACGCAAGATTCTGGTCCATTGTCGATACCGGTGCCTTACCTACGTTGTGCATTCGCTCAGACGTTCACAACTACTTATTAGAACAAGGAACGCTTACCCCATGGAGGTTTGAAGTCGAAGTTGAGGGGGATAAGCGTGTTGGAATTATCGGGATAGGCTCGTTGGCGTCGTTTAAATTGGGCCCCTTCGAGCATAACGGCCTTACTGCAGACGAAGCGGAGAGAGGCACGCTATTGGGCCTCGCCTACTGGAAAAGATACCAGGTTACATTTGATTTTCCTCACAAGACTGCATTGCTTAGACCTAGTCGCTACTTTCGAATGATTGACGAAACGGGCCACTCAGGAATATTCCTAAAAGCCGTCGACGAAAGCCCAAACCAAAAAGAGGTCGGGCAAATCGTATTGGGATGTTTTGCAGAGCGAGCAGGCATCAAGATTGGCGACCGTGTGCTTTCCATCAACGGAAACTCCGTTGAGAACATGCCGATTGACAACATGAATCGACGCTTGTCCCAACGATGGCATAAAGAGTGCGTTCTCATGCTTGAACGAGATGGAGAGTCTTTTGCGATCACCCTGCCTAGGCTCAAAGAAATGCCTGCCGCTGATGATCCCGGCGAATAA